In the genome of Paenibacillus pabuli, the window GAGGGGTTAAAGGCTTATTTGCTGGATACAGCGACGGCTCAGGTCAGAGCGCTGAGCAAGCTTCAGAGTGAGGATGGGATGTGGCACACCGTACTGGATGATCCGAACTCGTACAAAGAAACCTCCGCAACGGCAGCGATTGGATACGGTATCCTCAAGGGAATCCGGTATGGTTATCTGGATGAGTCCTATCGTCAGACCGGCATGAGGGCGCTTGAAGCGGTGTTGAAGCAAATTGATGATAACGGAGTTGTACAGCTGGTGTCCTACGGAACTCCGGTGGGGCAGGATGCCCAGTTTTACAGAGATATACCGATTAGTCCGATGGGTTATGGACAAGCACTTACGTTGTTCATTTTAATTGAGGGTTTGCATACATCAGCTTCCTGAATAATAAAAGGCGGGCTTGTGTGGAGAATATGGGCATGGTTATGCCTGTGTTCTCCTTTTTGTGTAATTGAGATGTCCTTTATAAATAATAGGAAAATTATAGAAATGATACTATCGATCTGTTAAACTTACATATGGATGATCGAAAGTGTACATAAATAAAAAATGTAAAAACGAGATAATTCAGAGTCAATGAGAGGAAAAGAGGAGGTGATTCCATTGGTAAACCAATAAAATGAGAAAATCTAAATGTTGATTTAAAAAAGCATGCAGATTTTCTCTCTTATGGATCAAGAATTTATTATAGAGGAGAATGAACATGCTAAATCAATTAAGTGAATCCATCTATTATCTATCTAACCAAAATGATAAAGAAAGACCGACATTGGGGTTAGTTTGCGGTGATAAATACAGCCTCGTTGTTGACGCTGGAAATTCGGTTCAACATGCAAGGGATTTCTTACATGAGATAGGGAAGTTGAACGTTCCACCTGTTAGATATGTGGTCATCACTCATGCGCATTGGGATCATTTTTTAGGAATGAATGAATACGGAGCTATGATTATTATGAATAGTCTAACTAACCAAAAGATGAATGATTGGCGGAACTATTCTTACGATGACCGCTCTCTTCAGGAGTATGTGGATTCCAAGAAAATGAACAAACTGTGCATGGGAACGATACAACATGAAATACCGGACAGAGACACCTTTCAACTAAATTTGCCAGATCTCATTTTTGAAAAATCACTTCATGTGGATTTGGGAAATAAAGTGTGTATTCTGGAAACCATTCGAAGTACACATACGGATGATTCAACCATTGTATATATTCCGGATGAAAAGGTCATTTTTCTGGGCGATAGTGCTTACAACACAACTACAAATTCGCTATATCATATTAAGCAAGATAAGTTATTGCCTATGATTGAGGACATTCAGCAATATGAAGCCGTTCATTTCTTGCTTGGTCATGAGTCGATCTGTGACGTGGAGGAAATGGATACGTTTTGGAGAGAGCTCATCTCAGCCAATGATGCTGTGAAAGGTACATCCTTAGAAGAAGCGATCGAGCGATTTGAGGCAGCCAATGATCGAACAGCAAATGACAATGAGCTATTCTTCTTACAAGGATTCGTAAATGATCAGATATTACAATCAAAAGCAACGGAATAAAAGAACCTCCATGTAACTCCATTTCAATTGATCCATGTGAAATTCTCTGATATACTTTTCGCAGGATATTGGATTGGGGGTTACTCAGATGGCAATGCTGAATTGCTCGTTAGCTAGAAATAACTCATGCAAAGCCTGATCGGGGGCGATACTTTGCGTGGGGCGCGATAGTTTAGATTTTTTCGCCCATACTTAAATATTATCGTTTCTAATAACAGGCTTTGCCCTTATTGATTTTTTTCTACGAAAAATAAGGAGCTGAAAGCTATGAGTACACCATTTATTAGAAACCACCAATATAATTTGATTAAAAGACAAGCGGAATTTGTTCGCAAAACCGTGCAATCCGCCGCGGATCGCAGAGTCCTGGAAACTGTAAGATTCAGTGCTGCAACAACCATCATTGATGCATTTACGGATCTGACAGAGGATCAGCAGCAAATGCTGGAGCAAATCTCGTCGCTGGAGACAACAGACGATTTTCAACGGTATATGAAAGCATTAGAACCATACCTGGAGTTGTATCCACCGATTACGTTGAAACAAATTCAGAAGTTATTTCCGAAGAACAAAAAGATGAAAATGCCTGATCTAACATCCATTGATTTTCGATATGTAACGTACCTGAGCTGGGTGGATGTTGCGACGAACAAATTATTCGTTGTATATCCGTTCGAAGGACAGTTTATAGGTATTGAGGGAAGAATAACGCCGACACACAAGAAGGGATACTGCCTATTTTGTAATCGGCATCAAGAGCTTGCATTCTTCACGGTCAAAACCAAGAACGCTTTACCGGATAATTATTCTGCGATTGGTCAATACGTATGCATGGATAACCAAGGATGTAATCACAGCATTACCCATACAGAAGCGCTGGAGAAGTTCATTCTCTCCGTTCGTAAATAAGGTTATTACAAGTAAAGGGCTGCCTGCAAAGGCGGCCTTTTTTTTTGTATTTGCTAACTTTCCATACGGCTATTTAGAAATTGTTGAAAATTTGAAAATAAAACTTAATTCTATAATTTAGTTTTTTTATTCATTTTTATGATTACTACTACCCTTCAATCTTTTACAAATTCGGTGATTTACCAAATCATTCTTCTTACATTCAACTTGTATCCTACTTGTGTACCAGAGAAAAAGGTATGGAATCAACCAAATTTCAGGAGGGTATACATTGTGAAAAATAGTAAACGCAAAGGTTATCAAAGCTTGATCCTCTCGCTTGTATTTATGCTTGTCATCCTGTCTGGATGCGGGGCATCAGCAAGTTCAAGCTCCAGTGAAGGCGGAATGCCAGAAGTCATCCGAATCGGTATTATGCCAAGCGAAGAGGGAGAGATGAACCGTTCCCAGGAACAGCTGGCAACAGATATTACTGAAGCAACCGGCATTCCTGCTGAAATTTTTGTTGCTGAAGATTATAACATGGTTATCGAAGCCCTCCGCGCAGGCAAAATTGAAATTGGATTAATCGGACCATTTGGTTACATCATTGCAACGGAACGTGCCAATGCCAAACTGCTTGTCCGTTCTGAAAGTGATCAACAATCGAATACGGTCATCCTTGTTCGTAGTGACTCTCCTTATCAAAGTGTACAAGATCTGAAAGGAAAAGATTTTTTGTTTGCCGATCCGGCATCCACATCAGGTAATCTGTACCCACGTGCCACATTGATGAAAGAGTTGGGTCTTTCTAATAAGGAACTGGATTCCTTTTTCGGCAGTGTAGCGTTCTCTGGTGGACATGACAAATCACTGCTTGCACTGGCAAACGGCAATGCGGATGCGATTGGTACGTCAAGTCTCATGGTGCCGATGATGGCAGAATCAGGACTTATTAAAGAGGAAGATTTCCGCGTAATTGCCGAATCAGATCCGATCGTCGGCGGTGCTCCACTGCTTTATCGTCAAGACTTGCCAGAAGAGTTGGTTACACAGCTGCGTGATCTTATGGTGGATTACGATATGAAAAACCCTAAATTCCTCGAAAGTGTAGGGGCAGCCCGTTTTGTAGAAGGCAATGACAGTGATTTTGATCCCATCCGGGAAGTCGCCAAAGCACTGGATATGTCCCCAGAAGAACTGCTGAAGAAGTAGGATTCAAACTTGAAAGATAAGGAGGAATTAATATGACACTTTTACAGGTGGAAGGGTTGTCCAAAGTATATCCCGACGGAACAAAAGCCCTTGATAACTTGAACCTGACGATTAATGCCGGTGAGTTTGTTGTCGTCATTGGACCGAGCGGCGCCGGGAAGAGCACCTTGCTACGCAGCCTGAACAGAATGATCGAGCCGACAAACGGAAAGATTCAGTTTAAAGGCAGTGAAACCATGGGCATCAAGGGTAAAAAGCTCCGTGAACTCCGCCGTCATATGGGCATGATCTTTCAGGGATATAATCTGGTCACACGCGTGTCCGTTCTTAATAATGTGCTGCATGGGCGATTAGGCTACATGAATCCGCTCAAAGGGGCACTGGGCCTCTACTCAAAAGCAGATACAGAAGCAGCCAAGGTCATGCTTCACCGTGTGGGTTTACATGAGCAAATGTACAAGAGGGCAGATGAACTCAGTGGAGGTCAGCAGCAGAGAGTAGGCATTGCACGTGCACTTTCACAGAAGCCGGATTTGATACTGGCGGATGAACCCATAGCCAGTCTCGACCCTGCTTCCTCAGAAACGATCATGCATTATCTGTATACGATCTGCAAAGAGGAAGGCATTGCCTGTCTGTGCAATCTGCATCAGGTAGATATCGCGAAGAAATACGCAACCCGTATCATCGGCATTCATAAAGGGTTCAAGGTGTTTGATGGAACACCTGACGAACTGACGGAAGACATGATCCGGCTCATTTACAACCAGACCAATCCCAAAGTGAAGGAGACAGCCTGACATGAATGCGGCTCAGTTGCAATCTGCCCGAAAAATGAAACGCACCCAGACGATATTGTTCTTTATCGTGCTGTTGGCTCTCATCATCTGGTCTTCCATCGGCGCAGAGTTTTCATTAGGAGCTTTGTTCGCAGGGGTAGGGGAGAGCTTCCGATTTATCATTTTTGATTTTCTTCCACCTGATCTTTCTTCGCTTTCCCAGCTCATTGAACCTGCACTGCAGACCCTTTATATGAGTGTGGTAGCGATGGTCATTGGGTCGATTGCAGCAGGGATGCTATCCTTTTTAGCCGCAGCAACAACAAGCCCGCACCCTTACCTTCAGGTATTTGTTCGTGCAGCTACATCGCTGTTTCGTAACATTCCGGTCATTATCTGGACGATACTGCTTGTTGCAGCGTTTGGACTGGGTGCTGTAGTCGGTACAATGTCGCTGATCCTGATCTCGATCGGTATGCTGACGCGTTCCTTTGCCGAGGTGCTTGAAGAGATTGACATGGGGCAGGTGGAAGCGGTTCGTGCTACCGGCGGAAGTTATTTTCAAGTGTTGTCCCAAGCCGTATTTCCACAATTCCTTCCCGGGTTTATCGGCTGGAGCTTATACAACTTCGAAATCAACGTACGCGCATCCACGATTGTAGGCATGGTTGGAGGCGGTGGCCTCGGCTTTATCCTGCAATCCAAACTGAAGTTGTTTCAGTATCAGGAAGCCAGCATGGCCGTGCTGCTTGTACTTGTTATCGTTCTTGTTGTGGAAACGATCACCAATCGTGTAAGGGAGCGAATCATATGAGTATGCAAATGAACGAAGTGAAGCCATCTTTTACACTGCATACTTCCATGCCAGAGCCTCCCAAGCCGAAAAGGAACAAGCTGTTAGTCATCGGTCTGCCGCTTATTGCTGTGCTTTTTGTGTTCAGTCTCGTTCAGCTGCAGTTCGACTATTCCAAGATTGCCCAAGGCTTTACGAAACTCGGCGGTTACATGGGAACCATGTTTCCACCTGATTTCTCAGCCTGGCGTCATGTGCTGCTCGCTGCTGTGGAATCATTGCAAGTTGCCATTCTGGGATCGGTGCTCGGGATCGTCGCAGCATTCTTTCTCTCCTTTTTGGCCGCTAGCAATTTGACCCCTCATCCGTTCGTCGCTTGGATCATTCGAAGCGCTGCTTCCTTGCTTCGTGCGATTCCTACAATCGTGTGGGCCCTCATCTTTATCGTGTCTGTTGGTCTTGGACCGCTTCCCGGTGTGCTTGCGATTGCCGTCTCTGCGGCAGGTATGCTTGTCAAAGTATTTGCCCAGTCACTGGAGGAAATCGACAAGGGCGTACTCGAAGCGATGCAGTCTACGGGTGCCAGCTGGCTGCAGATTGTCATGCAGGGTATTCTGCCTACAGTGAAGACAGCCTTTATCGCCTGGTGTGTGCTGCAGCTGGAAGGCGGCATTGCCGAATCCACAATTCTTGGTGCGGTTGGCGCGGGAGGTATTGGATATGAGATGACTCATGCCATGAAATCCTATAACTTTGCGGCGGCTTTGTTTGTCGGATTGGTCGTTTTCGCCATGGTATTCAGCGTGGAGTTTGTGGCAAACCGATACAAAATGAAGCTTAAAACACGTCAGAACTAATCCATCCAAATTCATGATGATAAAATCACTTCGAGGAGGAATATCATGTCAACATCTAATTCACTTTTGAAACAAGGCCCTCAGGTTCGGGCTAAGTACAGCGATAATAACGGAATTACGTTAACCTGGAATATGGCAGAGACCATGGGGGCGGAGGCAGTTTACCATTCTGTGAGTCCTGAATTTATGGAATCCGGCAGCACGCTGCTAGATATACAGATTAATCCGGCAGGAGCGGTATTTACGAGAACGCTATCTCCTGGCCGCAACTATTATCATGTGAAGTTCACGAATGGTTCGGTGACTACCATTAACGATCGCATGATCTACACGGATGGCGTAATTAATTTCCGGGATATGGGCGGTTATCTTACAGAAGATGGTCGTACGACCCGATGGGGCATGCTGCTGCGATCTGCTGATCTGCATGAGCTTAGTGAGCAGGACTTGCAAACGGCAGCCGCGCTCGGTATTGACTGGATTTGTGATCTGCGCAGCGATTTTGAAGTAGCCAGCCGTCCAAGCCCAGCCATTGGTCATGCGATCAATACGAACATCCCCTTTATGGCGGAAGCAAGTCCGGAGGAAATGCAAAAGATCGGACATGATCTGCATGCAGGCTACAAAGCCATGATTTTAAATACGGACAAATGTGCACTTATCCTAAATGAACTATTAAAAGAAGAGCGGGATACCTCCTTATTCCACTGTGCCGCTGGTAAAGACCGGACCGGAGTTGTATGTGCATTGATTCTTCTTACCTTGGGGGTTCCACGTGACGTGGTTATTGAAGACTATGAGCTGACGAATCTCGCGGTGGACGGACTCATGCAGCGTTTCCTCGCTGGTGGCAACAAGGATTATCAAAAATATATGGATCAAATGCCTGAACTAAAGGGATCAATTCCGGAAATGATGAAAGCAGCCTTTATACAAGCTGCACTCGAAGC includes:
- a CDS encoding MBL fold metallo-hydrolase, with the translated sequence MLNQLSESIYYLSNQNDKERPTLGLVCGDKYSLVVDAGNSVQHARDFLHEIGKLNVPPVRYVVITHAHWDHFLGMNEYGAMIIMNSLTNQKMNDWRNYSYDDRSLQEYVDSKKMNKLCMGTIQHEIPDRDTFQLNLPDLIFEKSLHVDLGNKVCILETIRSTHTDDSTIVYIPDEKVIFLGDSAYNTTTNSLYHIKQDKLLPMIEDIQQYEAVHFLLGHESICDVEEMDTFWRELISANDAVKGTSLEEAIERFEAANDRTANDNELFFLQGFVNDQILQSKATE
- a CDS encoding FusB/FusC family EF-G-binding protein: MSTPFIRNHQYNLIKRQAEFVRKTVQSAADRRVLETVRFSAATTIIDAFTDLTEDQQQMLEQISSLETTDDFQRYMKALEPYLELYPPITLKQIQKLFPKNKKMKMPDLTSIDFRYVTYLSWVDVATNKLFVVYPFEGQFIGIEGRITPTHKKGYCLFCNRHQELAFFTVKTKNALPDNYSAIGQYVCMDNQGCNHSITHTEALEKFILSVRK
- a CDS encoding phosphate/phosphite/phosphonate ABC transporter substrate-binding protein, giving the protein MKNSKRKGYQSLILSLVFMLVILSGCGASASSSSSEGGMPEVIRIGIMPSEEGEMNRSQEQLATDITEATGIPAEIFVAEDYNMVIEALRAGKIEIGLIGPFGYIIATERANAKLLVRSESDQQSNTVILVRSDSPYQSVQDLKGKDFLFADPASTSGNLYPRATLMKELGLSNKELDSFFGSVAFSGGHDKSLLALANGNADAIGTSSLMVPMMAESGLIKEEDFRVIAESDPIVGGAPLLYRQDLPEELVTQLRDLMVDYDMKNPKFLESVGAARFVEGNDSDFDPIREVAKALDMSPEELLKK
- the phnC gene encoding phosphonate ABC transporter ATP-binding protein, translated to MTLLQVEGLSKVYPDGTKALDNLNLTINAGEFVVVIGPSGAGKSTLLRSLNRMIEPTNGKIQFKGSETMGIKGKKLRELRRHMGMIFQGYNLVTRVSVLNNVLHGRLGYMNPLKGALGLYSKADTEAAKVMLHRVGLHEQMYKRADELSGGQQQRVGIARALSQKPDLILADEPIASLDPASSETIMHYLYTICKEEGIACLCNLHQVDIAKKYATRIIGIHKGFKVFDGTPDELTEDMIRLIYNQTNPKVKETA
- the phnE gene encoding phosphonate ABC transporter, permease protein PhnE — translated: MNAAQLQSARKMKRTQTILFFIVLLALIIWSSIGAEFSLGALFAGVGESFRFIIFDFLPPDLSSLSQLIEPALQTLYMSVVAMVIGSIAAGMLSFLAAATTSPHPYLQVFVRAATSLFRNIPVIIWTILLVAAFGLGAVVGTMSLILISIGMLTRSFAEVLEEIDMGQVEAVRATGGSYFQVLSQAVFPQFLPGFIGWSLYNFEINVRASTIVGMVGGGGLGFILQSKLKLFQYQEASMAVLLVLVIVLVVETITNRVRERII
- the phnE gene encoding phosphonate ABC transporter, permease protein PhnE, with amino-acid sequence MSMQMNEVKPSFTLHTSMPEPPKPKRNKLLVIGLPLIAVLFVFSLVQLQFDYSKIAQGFTKLGGYMGTMFPPDFSAWRHVLLAAVESLQVAILGSVLGIVAAFFLSFLAASNLTPHPFVAWIIRSAASLLRAIPTIVWALIFIVSVGLGPLPGVLAIAVSAAGMLVKVFAQSLEEIDKGVLEAMQSTGASWLQIVMQGILPTVKTAFIAWCVLQLEGGIAESTILGAVGAGGIGYEMTHAMKSYNFAAALFVGLVVFAMVFSVEFVANRYKMKLKTRQN
- a CDS encoding tyrosine-protein phosphatase; its protein translation is MSTSNSLLKQGPQVRAKYSDNNGITLTWNMAETMGAEAVYHSVSPEFMESGSTLLDIQINPAGAVFTRTLSPGRNYYHVKFTNGSVTTINDRMIYTDGVINFRDMGGYLTEDGRTTRWGMLLRSADLHELSEQDLQTAAALGIDWICDLRSDFEVASRPSPAIGHAINTNIPFMAEASPEEMQKIGHDLHAGYKAMILNTDKCALILNELLKEERDTSLFHCAAGKDRTGVVCALILLTLGVPRDVVIEDYELTNLAVDGLMQRFLAGGNKDYQKYMDQMPELKGSIPEMMKAAFIQAALEAIDENYGSFEQYLTEGLGISAEQRTTLQNKYLA